The Deinococcus fonticola sequence TCACGCTTGGCGACCTGGCGGGCCGCTCGGGCCTGGAGTACAGCCTGCAGCCGCACCTGGCCGGCAAGAACGGCCTGCTGCGCCGCGAGGTGAGCGCCAGCGGCAAGCCCCTCACCGAGCAGGTCATCGACCCCGGCCTGAAGGGCCAGAACGTGACCCTGACCATCGACTCGCGCCTGCAACGCGCCGCCGAGGACGCCCTGCAGGCGGGCCTGGCCGACGTGAACGAGGGCCGGCGCCACTACGGCAAACCGCGTGAAACCCTGGTGCGGGGGGCCATCATCGCCCTCGACCCGCGCACGGGCGAGGTGCTGGCGATGGCGAGCAGCCCCGCCTACGACCCCAACTGGTTCGCTCAGGTACCCAGCCCCAACCCTGGCATGCGCAACTGGGCCGTCGACCCGAACCGCCAGAATGCCGCGCTGGACGCCGTGACCGCCAACCGCACCCTGCAGGCGTACAACCCCGGCAGCGTGTTCAAACCCGCCTCGGGTCTGGCGTATGTGGAGAAGTGGGGCAATTTCTCGACCAGTTGTGTGCCCAGCTACGTCTACCAGGGCATGCGGTTTCGCAACTGGGCCCGCTATAGCCTGGGCTGGGTGGACGCCCGCAAGGCCATCGCCTTCTCGTGCAACCCGTGGTACTACACCTCGGCGGTGCGGGCCAGTCCCGGCGCGTACTCGCGGCAACTCAAGGAGCGCGGCACCGAACTCGGGTATCGCCGCCCCACCGGGATCGAACTGGTGGGCGAGAAGGTGGGGAGCATTCCGTCCATCGACGATTACACCAGCCCGAAAGCGCCGTGGTATCCGGGGTCGGGCCTGAACATGAGCATCGGCCAGGGGGACGTGCTGGTCACGCCCGCGCAGGTGGCCCGCGTGCTGTCCACGGTCATCAACGAGGGGCGGCAGCGCCCGTTGACGGTGGTTCGCGCCTACAACGGCCAGGTGCAGCCCCTGCGGCCCGCGACGAGTGTGGTCAAGAACGGCAACCTGAGCGGCTTCCGGCTGATCAAGGAAGGCCTGACCTGGACCACCCTGATTCCCACCGGCACAGCCCGCCACGAACTGGCGCCGTGGCTTTTTCCGGTGCGAACCGGGGGCAAAACCGGCACCGCCGAGAACGGCCTGTCGCGCCGCAACGGGTACGCGTACACGCACGCCTGGTACACCGGCTACGGCCCCCTCAGCAACCCGAATTTTCTGGTCGTGACTTTTTTCCAGAACGGCGGCGAGGGTTCCGGCCCGGCCCTGAAGGCCGCCAAACGGATGTTCGCCGCCCGCTGGTGCGTGGATTTGAGCAGACCCGTGAAAGACCAGAACCCCTGCACCGGAGAACTGTCCGACATGCACAAAAGAATGGATAGGTAAAGCAGCGGAAGGCAGAGAGCGGCTGGTGAAAGCATCCTCTCCCCCCTGCTTTCTCACCACCCACTGCCATGAGCCAAACCCCGCGGCCCACCACCCTCCCTTGTGTCCATCCCGCCTGAAGCGGAGAATACCCGTGTGCGGACAGCGTGTTTCATGATTTGGAGGGCCGGATGAGTGTCCCTGAAGTGCTGGCGGGCATTCGTGCGGCGGAAGTGGCGGCGGGGCGCGTGCCAGGCAGCGTGCAACTGGTGGCGGTGACCAAGGGGCACAGCGCCGAGCAGATTCAGCAATCGATCCTGGTGCACGGCGCCTTTGCGCTAGCGGAGAACAAAGGCCAGGAACTGCGCGACAAGGTGCCGCTGCTGCCGGGCGCCCAGTGGCATTTCATCGGGGCCTTTCAGCGCAACAAGGTCAAGTACCTGCGGGACGTGACCCTGATTCACAGCCTGGAGGAACGCTGGCAGGCCGAAGCGCTTGCCGAGGCCGCGCAGAAGTGGGGGCGCGCGCCGGACGTGCTGCTGCAAATGCACAACGGCGAAGCGCAGAAACATGGCGTGTCCCCGGACGACCTGCCGCAGATGCTCAGGGACGTGCGCGCCACCGGGCTGAATGTGCGCGGCCTGATGGTCATGGCCCCTTACGACCAGCCGGAGGCCGCCGCGCAGGTGTTCCGGACCACGGCCCAGTGGGCGCACGAGCTTGGCCTGCCCGAGCTGAGTATGGGCATGAGCGACGATTACCCGCAGGCCATTGCCGCTGGGGCCACATTGGTGCGCGTCGGCAGGAGGCTCTTTCCATGAAATATTCTCCCCGCGACCTGACCCACCAGACCTTCCCCACCCGCCTGCGCGGCCTGGACGCCGCCGCCGTGCAGACCTTTCTGGCAGACGTGGCGCAGGAACTGGAGCGACTGCTGCACCGTCAGGGCGAGCTGGAAGCCCGCGTGGAACAACTGGGCGCCGAACTGAACGAGAAAAAGGAACAGGAGGAGGAAATTCGCCGCGTGTTCGTGGCCGCCGAACGCGTGTCGCATGACCTGAAGGAAAACGCCATCCGCGAAAGTGAACTCCTGGTGGCGCAGGCGAACACGCACGCGCAGGACATCCAACGTGAACAGGAACGCCGCACCGCGCAACTGGAGGCGACGCATCAGGAGCGCATGAGCACGCTAGAAATCGCGTACCGCACCCGCCACACCGACCTGGAACGCCAGCAGCACGAACTGACCCTGAAACGTGAGCACGAGCACGCCGGGCGCGTCGCCCACCTGGAGAAGCAGTTCAGTGACCAGTACCTCGAACTGACCGGCCGACTGAATGCCGCCCGCCACGAGTACAGCCAGTTCCTGAACGGGTACCGCGCCCTGGTCAATTCCTTTGCGGAACCGAGCAGCAAGCACCTGCTGCCCGAACCCACCCGGTTGCCCCAGCAGGTGCCCAGCCCGTCGACGGAACCCGCCAGAGCAGCGAACGTGATCGACCAGAATTTTCAGTAGGTTCAGGAAAGACCGCGCTGCCCCAGGGCGCCCCAGCCCTCAATCGCCGATGTAGCGCCTGAGTTCGTCGATGCTGTGGCTAGTGCCGATCACCACGAGTTTGTCGTGGGGGTTCACGGTGTCCTCGGCACGGGGCGTGACCTCGATTTTCCCGGCGTGGCTGATGGCGATGATCTGCACGCCGAACCGCCCGGTCAGGTTCAGGTCGCGCAGGGTGCCGCGCAACCTCTCGTTGGCCTCGATCTCCACGATGGCATAATCGCCGCCCAGGTCGAGGGTGTCCACGATGTTCGGCGTGGCGATCTGGCGGGCCAGGCGCACGCCCATGTCGTGCTCCGGGCGAATCACCAGGTCGGCGCCGATGCGTTCCAGCACGCGCCGCGCCATCTCGTCGATGGCCTTCGTGACGACGTAGGGTGCGCCGAGGCTCTTGGCGTTCATGGTCGCCAGGATGTTTGCCTGCACGTCCGAGCCGATCGCCACGATCACCACGTCGAAATCCCCCGCGCCCAGGGCGCGCAGGGCGCGTTCGTCGCTGGCGTCCACGATGGCGGCGTGCGTCACCAGGTTCATGACGCGCTCCACGTTCTCTTCGTTCTGGTCGATCGCCACGACCTCGTGGCCCATCTCGTACAACGTGGTGGCCACAGCCGTGCCGAAGCGGCCCAGGCCGATCACCAGGCACTGTTTGGTTTTCATGCGGAGTTCCTCACTGGGGCAAGTTTAGCCTGTGATACGGCCTCCGATTGAATCACTTCGTAGGCGATTCAATCCGGGCAAAGCGAGTGGGAGCGAAGCGGGTTCCGGGCGTGGCGAAACAGACGGAATCCGTATCGCTTGTGGCCTGGAGAAGCTCCGGCAAAAGCTGACGTCAGGGCTGAACACCCATCGCTCCACACCCCTCACCCGACGAGAATGTCGCGTTCCGGCGGATAGTCGATCAGGCTTTTGTTGGTGCGGCGGGCGTTGATGGCGACCGCGAAGGTCACGGGCCCGATGCGCCCGAGGTACATCAGGACGGTCAGGATCAGCAGGCCGGGGTCATTGATCTGGGGCGTAGTGTTCATGGAAAGGCCGACAGTGGCGGCGGCGCTGATGGTCTCGAAGAGCAGGTGCGTGAAGTCCAGCCTGGGGTTGGTGACCAGCAG is a genomic window containing:
- a CDS encoding YggS family pyridoxal phosphate-dependent enzyme → MSVPEVLAGIRAAEVAAGRVPGSVQLVAVTKGHSAEQIQQSILVHGAFALAENKGQELRDKVPLLPGAQWHFIGAFQRNKVKYLRDVTLIHSLEERWQAEALAEAAQKWGRAPDVLLQMHNGEAQKHGVSPDDLPQMLRDVRATGLNVRGLMVMAPYDQPEAAAQVFRTTAQWAHELGLPELSMGMSDDYPQAIAAGATLVRVGRRLFP
- a CDS encoding DivIVA domain-containing protein yields the protein MKYSPRDLTHQTFPTRLRGLDAAAVQTFLADVAQELERLLHRQGELEARVEQLGAELNEKKEQEEEIRRVFVAAERVSHDLKENAIRESELLVAQANTHAQDIQREQERRTAQLEATHQERMSTLEIAYRTRHTDLERQQHELTLKREHEHAGRVAHLEKQFSDQYLELTGRLNAARHEYSQFLNGYRALVNSFAEPSSKHLLPEPTRLPQQVPSPSTEPARAANVIDQNFQ
- a CDS encoding peptidoglycan D,D-transpeptidase FtsI family protein; its protein translation is MIDFEFPDEPQKKPTPPVEPETLEPEPSRVDTGTQTDLASSAPPPATSAAQRELKRTRVDAFGRETLGTTLPMTTEQQAQGRSILRGVALMLTLGLAALAGRLYQLQLHQHSQFAVRASSNFQRDDVITAVRGEIRTRDGVLLASSRRVTDLVYLGRRNPGDPAQAIADWDKIRFLAGVPQSVLVNGQPREPDRRSETSVVLARNVPQERLAALAEYLVTVPSLELRQRNERVYPQGRMAAHLIGYVQEASDRQVKEEGFTLGDLAGRSGLEYSLQPHLAGKNGLLRREVSASGKPLTEQVIDPGLKGQNVTLTIDSRLQRAAEDALQAGLADVNEGRRHYGKPRETLVRGAIIALDPRTGEVLAMASSPAYDPNWFAQVPSPNPGMRNWAVDPNRQNAALDAVTANRTLQAYNPGSVFKPASGLAYVEKWGNFSTSCVPSYVYQGMRFRNWARYSLGWVDARKAIAFSCNPWYYTSAVRASPGAYSRQLKERGTELGYRRPTGIELVGEKVGSIPSIDDYTSPKAPWYPGSGLNMSIGQGDVLVTPAQVARVLSTVINEGRQRPLTVVRAYNGQVQPLRPATSVVKNGNLSGFRLIKEGLTWTTLIPTGTARHELAPWLFPVRTGGKTGTAENGLSRRNGYAYTHAWYTGYGPLSNPNFLVVTFFQNGGEGSGPALKAAKRMFAARWCVDLSRPVKDQNPCTGELSDMHKRMDR
- a CDS encoding potassium channel family protein; translation: MKTKQCLVIGLGRFGTAVATTLYEMGHEVVAIDQNEENVERVMNLVTHAAIVDASDERALRALGAGDFDVVIVAIGSDVQANILATMNAKSLGAPYVVTKAIDEMARRVLERIGADLVIRPEHDMGVRLARQIATPNIVDTLDLGGDYAIVEIEANERLRGTLRDLNLTGRFGVQIIAISHAGKIEVTPRAEDTVNPHDKLVVIGTSHSIDELRRYIGD